The sequence below is a genomic window from Candidatus Poribacteria bacterium.
TGTTGGACTCGCCCTGGCGTTTTTCGCTTACAACCGAGGGTTGCCGCTCCTCATCCGATCCGCTTTCTACCCGATACTCGGCGACCGGATATGGGGGTGGCCCGGGCATATCATTGATACCTTCGCCATATTCGCAGGTATCTTTGGACTCGCAACCTCGCTCGGTTTAGGCGTACAACAAGTGACCTCCGGTCTCAACCACCTATTCGGAATACCAGCGAACTCCGTCACGATGGTTCTCCTGATTGTCATGATTACAGCCATCGCGCTGATCTCGGTGATGACGGGTATTAATGTCGGCATCAAACGCCTCAGTCAGTTCAACATAATTCTCGCATTTGTATTGCTTTTGGCTATTATCCTTCTCGGGCCGACACTCTACATTTTCCGCAGTTTCTTCACTGGGATCGGCACCTATATCATGAAGATTGTCCCGCTCAGTAACTGGATTGGACGTGAAGACACTGCCTTCTTCCACGATTGGACAACGTTCTACTGGGCGTGGTGGATCGCTTGGGCACCGTTCATCGGCACGTTTATTGCTCACATTTCAAAAGGACGCACGGTTCGCGAGTTCGTCATCTTCGTCCTGCTTCTACCCACCCTACTCTGTCTAATTTGGTTTAGTGCCTTTGGTGGCACTGCTATTCACCAGTTCCTCACTGGGGGTTACACGGGCGTAACCGAGAATGTTGAGACATATACTTACGAACTGGCTCTGTTCAAAATGTTTGAAGGACTTCCGTGGACAACGCTGCTCTCCTGCGTCGCTATGACGTTAACAATCATTTTTTTCGTTACCTCGTCAGATTCCGGCTCTCTGATT
It includes:
- a CDS encoding BCCT family transporter; its protein translation is MHEEGKQPQYMQEREYKKLFGLEIYLTPVFVISSIAIVVFIIGSLIFQEGATKLFGDIHVWLTTNLDWLFMITANLVFLFCLVVAFSPLGKIRLGGADAKPEYSYLTWLAMLFAAGVGIGLLFFGVSEPVTYFQGGSYSPLGTETIYDPEAAYTAENVPDTSDPKVQTAAALGIATTVFHWGLQGWAIYGVVGLALAFFAYNRGLPLLIRSAFYPILGDRIWGWPGHIIDTFAIFAGIFGLATSLGLGVQQVTSGLNHLFGIPANSVTMVLLIVMITAIALISVMTGINVGIKRLSQFNIILAFVLLLAIILLGPTLYIFRSFFTGIGTYIMKIVPLSNWIGREDTAFFHDWTTFYWAWWIAWAPFIGTFIAHISKGRTVREFVIFVLLLPTLLCLIWFSAFGGTAIHQFLTGGYTGVTENVETYTYELALFKMFEGLPWTTLLSCVAMTLTIIFFVTSSDSGSLIIDIIAAGGKVDAPIPQRVFWCTVEGLVAIALLLGGGLKALQAASLATGFPFAIVLLGMGVCVWIGLRAELRESD